The window TTGACCTTCGTTAACTTCAAACCTAAACTGCCCCTCCTTCATCTCTTTGCCTTGAACTTTcctcctaaatctgaaacccTAGCTCTCGAGCTCGCTATGGATTCCGTCGAATTGAACAATTCGAATCCTTCCCTCGATcaacctcctcctccttcctccGAAACCGTAGCTTCCTCCAAGGATGACAACTCCGCTTCCCTCGCTCCCGATCAGATTCCGGCTCCCGAAGCTACCAACGGCGAGAAGAATCAATCCGATGATACCACAACCCGGAGGAAGCGTCGGAGCAGGTGGGATCCTCCGCCTTCCGAGTCGGTTAACAATACTACCGCCGAAGGTGGTGGTGGCGATTCCGGTACCGGGACTAGGAAGCGTAAGTCGAGATGGGCGGACGATGAGCCGAAGCCGACGATTCAGCTTCCTGATTTCGTTAAGGAGTTCGGTGGAGGTATCGAGTTCGATCCCGAGATTCAGGTTTTGAATAGCAGGCTGCTTGATATCAGTAGGCTGCTTCAGTCCGGTATGGCTTTGGATGATAGACCTGAAGGTCAGAGGTCTCCTTCGCCAGAGCCTGTGTATGATAACATGGGGATTAGGATTAACACTAGGGAGTACAGAGCGAGGGAGAGGTTGAATAGAGAGAGGCAAGAGATTATATCTCAGATCATCAAAAAGAATCCTGCTTTTAAACCTCCTGCGGATTATAGGCCTCCCAAGCTCCAGAAGAAGCTGTTCATTCCGATGAAGGATTATCCTGGCTATAATTTCATTGGTCTTATTATTGGTCCCAGGGGGAATACTCAGAAGAGAATGGAGAGGGAGACTGGTGCTAAGATTGTGATTAGGGGTAAAGGGTCTATGAAAGAAGGTAGGCTGCAGAAGAAGGATATGAAGTACGACCCTGCAGAGAATGAGGATTTGCATGTTTTAGTCGAGGCTGATACTCAGGAAGCTCTTGATGCTGCTGCTGGTATGGTTGAGAAGCTCCTGCAGCCTGTTGATGAGGTGCTGAATGAACACAAGAGGCAGCAGCTGAGGGAGCTTGCTACCTTGAATGGGACTATAAGGGATGAAGAATTCTGTAGGCTGTGTGGTGAGCCAGGACATAGGCAGTTTGCTTGTCCGTCTCGTTTGAATACCTTTAAAAGTGATGTGCTTTGCAAGATTTGTGGTGATGGTGGACACCCTACTATTGATTGCCCTGTGAAGGATACCACTGGGAAGAAAATGGATGATGAGTATCAGAACTTTTTGGCAGAGTTAGGAGGAACTCTCCCTGAATCTTCTCTTAAACAGAGTAGTACTACCTTGGCTCTGGGAGCGGGAAGTTCCGGAAGTAATCCTCCATGGGCTAACAATGGGGGCAGTGGGGCAAGTGCGCATCCTGGCTTAGGGTCAAATCCAGCCAAACCCTCTAAAGAATATGATGAAAAAAATCTGTACATTGGGTTCTTGCCTACGATGCTTGAGGACGATGGTCTGATTAATCTTTTTTCACCCTTTGGTGAAATTGTGATGGCAAAGGTAATCAAGGACCATGTTTCTGGTCTGAGCAGAGGCTATGGTTTTGTGAAGTACGCAGATGTCCAGATGGCCAATTCGGCAATACAGGCGATGAATGGTTATCGGTTAGAAGGTAAAACACTTGCTGTCAGGATTGCTGGTAAACCGGCACCGCCTCCTGGGCCACCGGCACCTCCGCCACCTACTCAATCTTATCCTCCTCCACCATCACAACAATATGGCGCTGGTGGGCAACTGCCAAATCCTTCATATTCACCGGCTCCAGTTCCTTGGGGTGGTCCTGTTCCTTCCTATTCTCCATATGCTCCTCCGCCTCCTCCTCCTGGTTCTTACCATCCTGTCCCTGGTCAACATATGCCTCCTTATGGAATGCACtacccaccaccaccaccacctcctcatGTGACACAAGCTCCTCCGCCTGGCACTACTGCTAGTGAAAGCCAGCAAAGCTTCCCGCCAGGAGTAGTACAAGCAGACAGTggtactcctccttcatctgtGCCACCAAATGTCTATGGGAGTTCGCTTGGACAGCCTCCATATATGAGTTATCCATCTTATTACACTGCTGTTCCacctccaccacctcctccagTGCCGACGTCGTCTGCTGATCATTCCCAAAGCATGAGTAACATGCCATGGGCCAGCAATCCTCCGGTGTCGTCAACTGATCACTCGCAAGGTCTAGGTAATGCACCTTGGGCACCTAACCCTCCTATGCCACCTTCTGTTGGATACTCGCAGAGCATGGGGAACGCTCCCTGGGCTCCCAAGCCTCCAGCACAGCCACCTGCAGAGAATCCATCTGCTGTTGGAGATTCTGAGTATGAGAAGTTCATGGCTGAGATGAAGTAGCATTGGTGTTCTAAGGAGAAAGAGGTAAGATGTCCTCATTTGATACTTTTTTGGCATGTCACCCTACAAGTTTTATATTTGGAATTTGAAACTGGTCATTTGGCTTTAGCACTTGATAAAAGTTTTCATCCTCAAAATTTCTacttttagaaatattttttttcggAATATCATTTTTAGACTTGAAGTTGCAGGATGAACCAAGTCGAGCATGTTGTGTGATACTAGCCTTTTTCGAAAGTTTTTTCTCCttgtttataattttgtaagatgttaaCTAATTGATGTAGCTCATTTAATCTGGTCAATGTTGTGTTTGTGAGCAGTCCCACAGCTAAAGGAGCGTATGTCCTGGTATTCGATTCTAATTCATAGAATTTGGTAGTGAATGatcaaaatattaatcaatCTAACCCTGTGATTTTTTTTCAATCTCTACTCTTTGTTGTCTTCTATGTTTATTCAGTAACTCCTAATGTGTTTTCTGTCCCATATGTGTGGCATTTGTTTTCAGTTTTTCCATGTGACAAGATCTAAGGTGCCACTAGCATAGGTTCCAAAATTTTGTCTCTCTTTATTCTATACCAGCTTATTGACATGAaccttttgttttcttctattgtttaactttttttacaGGTGTGATGTTTGTTGGAGCTCTTGTACCGTGTGATTTTCTTAAATCTTTCTTGTTGGAAGTTTGGGACTCACATCTTAACCCCTTGCTGTGATGTTGTGAAATATGCAGAGATTCAAGCTGGAGGCTCTCAGTTAGTTCATAATGTTGCGTTTCAGAAAGgccataatatatttttatccaaTGTTTACTGATAATAATTTATTTCTGTACCTTTTTCAGTTTGGGATTTGAAACTTGTGGTGGGTATTGGTGTCGACATAGCATATCATATCTAGTTCCTGAAACATGTTTGGattatttaaacttttttttttttttgatagaaagcttattaataaattaggtGCAGAGTGATGATAGAAATGATTGTTTGAACTTTGAAGTGTGTGCTTACGTTAACAATTTTGGCAAGTGGTGTGATGTGGTGAAACTAGGGATATGGGCATGGAGGAAGTTGCACATGTGCTTTGTTCATGTTGTTGCCTTGGCAAATCGGAAATCTCTGTCTGAGCTAACGGCGCTACCGTATGGAGGCATTGTTTCGGAAGAATACATATACAAAGAAATGTTCTGATATCTTAGCTATTGTAAACAGTGCTGTCGCATAGGAaggttaataaaaaaattagatcggCTTTTAGATGCAATGTTTTCCACATAAATATTAGTAAGTACACTAGTTAGAGGTGCAATAAAATGGCAGTTAAAATTTAAACGTGTAATTTAACTTgtataaaaagataattaactTTAAATACGATCTTAAAAAAAGGATGAACTTAAATGAAGGAGGCCCAACTATGCAGTTAGCCCATAATGGCCCATTCAGATCTAAAAATCCTCTGATGCTCTCAATGTATTCCTTCTTCGTACAAGGACGACCGTTGACGTTCTTCGTcggaaacaaagaaaaatattaaattcatTGACGACAAATTGGGAAGTTTTAATCTTGAAAGCTGAAGCAACATCTCGATTCGATCTCCAGCTCGAGTACAATGGACGGCAGCAATTGTGGATTGTCGGTAATGAGCGGGTGTTTTTACTTGGATCATGTCGGGGATGTTTTGCTTACACGGAATCAACATGGTTTGTCCTGGAAATGTTTGGATTCCTCAGATTGTGTAAGATTCGTCAATTGATTATGTGTTATGATTAATCATACGACTCTGTTCGTTGACTTTTATCTTTCTGCTCTCATGTCTGCATGAATTAGTGTTTGATTTTGGAGCTTTGAGAAGCAAATTCATTTGAATTTTCGTTCATAAATGTATCTAGTTTTCGTGTTTCTACGTTGCCAGGAGGGAACGACTTGTTTGGGAATTGGAAGTTGGGAGAACACTGAAACAGAGATCAAGTTGTCTGATATTTATGCTGTAGAGTTTGATAGCTATGGCTTGGTGCATAGTCCAAAGTCAGGCCTTGGACATGCCAAAGAATGTTTCCGCAAACGCTTGTTAACTACTCAACAGGTTTTCCTTCTTTCTTTCTAACCTTGTTTGTcccttttgttgttgttgtttcttttgGTGTAATGAGAATTTTGCTTTCATATTAGATGTATCGGTTCACTGTCCACGGATTTCAAACTTCGCCAAAGGAGCCTTGTCTTTGGAAACTTGCTGCATTCACTTTTGGGCATATGGATTTGCAGACGTGCCAGAGCTGGATGGATCAGTTGAATTACACTTTGATCAAGGATGTTGAAAGACCAAGAAATCTTTTGGTAatatctctttcttttcttctttttcttgttgCTCCTATTTCTTATGCTTGCGACCTCTTTAGGTATTCGTCCATCCAAAAAGTGGCAAAGCAAGTGGCCTTAAGATATGGGAAACGGTCTCCAAGATTTTCATTCGCGCTAAAGTTAATACTAAGGTCTGTTTTTAATCACATTATTACTAGCAGAATGATCATCTAGTAGTTGCCTTTGTGAGTG of the Brassica rapa cultivar Chiifu-401-42 chromosome A03, CAAS_Brap_v3.01, whole genome shotgun sequence genome contains:
- the LOC103857190 gene encoding splicing factor-like protein 1; protein product: MDSVELNNSNPSLDQPPPPSSETVASSKDDNSASLAPDQIPAPEATNGEKNQSDDTTTRRKRRSRWDPPPSESVNNTTAEGGGGDSGTGTRKRKSRWADDEPKPTIQLPDFVKEFGGGIEFDPEIQVLNSRLLDISRLLQSGMALDDRPEGQRSPSPEPVYDNMGIRINTREYRARERLNRERQEIISQIIKKNPAFKPPADYRPPKLQKKLFIPMKDYPGYNFIGLIIGPRGNTQKRMERETGAKIVIRGKGSMKEGRLQKKDMKYDPAENEDLHVLVEADTQEALDAAAGMVEKLLQPVDEVLNEHKRQQLRELATLNGTIRDEEFCRLCGEPGHRQFACPSRLNTFKSDVLCKICGDGGHPTIDCPVKDTTGKKMDDEYQNFLAELGGTLPESSLKQSSTTLALGAGSSGSNPPWANNGGSGASAHPGLGSNPAKPSKEYDEKNLYIGFLPTMLEDDGLINLFSPFGEIVMAKVIKDHVSGLSRGYGFVKYADVQMANSAIQAMNGYRLEGKTLAVRIAGKPAPPPGPPAPPPPTQSYPPPPSQQYGAGGQLPNPSYSPAPVPWGGPVPSYSPYAPPPPPPGSYHPVPGQHMPPYGMHYPPPPPPPHVTQAPPPGTTASESQQSFPPGVVQADSGTPPSSVPPNVYGSSLGQPPYMSYPSYYTAVPPPPPPPVPTSSADHSQSMSNMPWASNPPVSSTDHSQGLGNAPWAPNPPMPPSVGYSQSMGNAPWAPKPPAQPPAENPSAVGDSEYEKFMAEMK